The genomic window AAACGCCCCGGCGATCTACAGGGAAACGACATCGCTCTGCTCAAGCTGAAAACCCCGGCCAAGAGCCGGCCCATCAAGATCGCCGCCGGCAAGCCGGCTGAAAAAACACCGGTTCGGATCCTCGGCTGGGGGATGACCTGCGACAAGCTGGAACCCAAGTGCTTCCCCGATCACTTGCGCGAGGCTGACACGGTGGTGCAGGCCGCCGCTCCTTGCGAGGACGTCGGGATCAAGGAGACCGAGCTCTGCATCGGCAGTCTCGACGGAAAGATCCGCCCGACCAACACGGACTCCGGCGGCCCAGCGATCGTACGGGCCGGCGATGGTTGGGCTCTGGTCGGTGCCGTCAGCGGTGGCGACATCAAAAAGCCTGGCGTCTACACTGCCGTCCCGGCGTTTCGCTCCTGGATGAAAGACGTCATGACTGCGAAGCAGCCGACTTTGGAAGGCGCCGTCGATCTCGAAGGCTGTTCCGGGTCGTTGGTGAAGACGGACACCGCCAAACCAAGTGACCCTGCACTGTTGCTGACCAACGGCCACTGCGTAACCGGGGACCGGCCCGCGCCCAAGTCCGCGGTGGTGGATCGGGCGGAGAAGCGAAAGGTGACGGTACTCGACCGCGCGGGGAAGCCGAAGACAACCGCTTCCACCACCAAACTGAGCTATGCCACAATGACCGGCACCGACGTCGCGCTGTACCAATTGGACAAGACTTACGCCCAGTTGGCTTCCAAAGGCGCCAAGGTGTTCAAGCTCGCGGCCACCGGCCCCCGGGAAGCCGACCCGATCGGCCTCATCGCCGGCGGCTTGCGGCAAAGCTGGACCTGCGCGGTAGGCAGTGTGGTGCCGGAGCTTCGAGAAGAGGGCTACGTGTTGCGCAACGCGATCCGCTACACCGAGGACTGCTACCCCGATGCCGGTGCCTCCGGGGCACCTCTCATCAACCCGCACACCGGCCTTGTGGTCGGGATCCACAACACCACCAACGACCAGGGTGGAGTCTGCACGGAAGGGAACCCGTGCGAGGTCGACAATGAGGGACACATGAGTGTCCATAAGGCACGCAGGTACGGCCAGCAGACCGCGGGCATCGTCCCGTGTCTGACGGCCGGGTCGCGAATCGATCTTTCCTTGCCGAAGTGCACGCTGACAAAGCCGGCTTCCTGACGACGAGACGGTCCTCGGGCCGGCCGCGCGCCGGAAGCAGAGGGGAAGCACCACCGTGCGAGCACTGCGCACCGGGGTGCTGCGCCTGCCGGCCGCCGTCCCCGCGCTGCTCTTCGGCAGCGCGGGGACGGCGCAGGCGCACCCCTTCGGCGGCGACACGGTGGCTGCCTGCGCGAGCGTTCTCCCGACTCCCGAAGCTCCCCTCCCGCGTCCCGGAAAGCAGCAGATCACGGCACCGTCGACGCCGGACTCCCGCCCCTCACCGCACGGCCTTGCCCTTGTAGGGTCGTACGCATGCAGAGCCTGGCGATGACCGAGAACTGGCCCGTCCCGACCGCGGCCGCCGCCGTCGTCCGCGCGGACGGCACCGTCGCCGGGGCGTACGGCCCCACCGCGCACCGCTTCCCGCTGGCATCGGTGACCAAGCCGCTCGCCGCGTACGCCGTGCTCGTCGCGTACGAGGAGGGCGCGGTCGAGCTGGACGAGCCGGCCGGGCCCGAGGGGTCCACGGTCCGCCATCTGCTCGCGCACACCAGCGGTCTCGCCTTCGACGAGCACCGGCCGACCGCCCCGCCCGGCGCGCGCCGGCTGTACTCGAACGCGGGCTTCGAGGTGCTCGGCGACCACATCGCCGAGGCGACGGGCATCCCGTTCGCGGAGTATCTGCGACAGGCCGTGCTGGAGCCGCTCGGCATGGCGTCCACGACGCTGGACGGCTCCCCGGCCAAGGACGGCGTGTCGAGCGTCGACGACCTGGTGCGGTTCGCCGCGGAGGTACAGGCCCCCCGGCTGCTCGACCCGCGGACCGTCCTGGAGGCCATGTCCGTCGTGCACCCCGGCCTCTCCGGGATCCTGCCGGGGTACGGGCACCAGAAGCCCAACGACTGGGGCCTCGGCTTCGAGATCCGCGACGCCAAGTCCCCGCACTGGACGGGGGCGGCGTCCTCACCGCGTACGTTCGGGCACTTCGGCCAGTCCGGCACCTTCCTGTGGATCGACCCGGACGCGCGGGCCGCGTGCGTGGCGCTGACCGACCGGTCCTTCGGGCCGTGGGCGATCGCGGCGTGGCCGCCGTTCACGGACGCGGTCCTCGCGGAACTGCGCGGTTGACGGCCGCCGCATCCGGCCGCAGCTCCCCTGCCCTGTAGGCACGGTGGCCGGCTGGGCACGGGCGCCGGGCGAAGAGCGCCGGGCGAAGGGCGCCGGGCGAAGGGCGCCGTCAGCCCGACAGCTCCCAGACGAGCACCTCGGCGGCGCCGGCGGCGGCGAGTTCGAGCCCTTCCGCGTCGGTGATCCGCGCCGAGTCGCCGGGGCCGAGTGCGTCGCCTGCGAGGCGGACGACCCCGCGCACGACGTGGACGTAGGCGAAGGGCGCGTCGGGGACGGCGGTCCGCTCGCCGGCCGCGAGCCGCCGCACGTGCAGCATGGCCCCGGCCTGCGGGAGTGCGTACGGCGTCGCGTCGGCGATGCCGTGCACGATCTCGTACGACGGCTCCCCGCCCGGATCCTTCGGCACGAGCCACATCTGCACGAACGTCAGCGGTGCGTCCCCTTCGTTGCGCTCGACGTGCCGCACCCCGCCGGCCGAGCTGAGCCGCTGCACGTCCCCGGGCCGCACGAGGGTGGCGTGCCCGGCGGAGTCCCGGTGGGTGAGCTCGCCCTCCACGACCCAGGTGACGATCTCGGTGTGGCTGTGGGGGTGCTCGTCGAACCCGGCACCGGGTTCGAGGCGCTCCTCGTTGCAGGCGAGTACCCCGCCGAAGCGGAGGTTGTCCGGGTCGAAGAACCGCCCGAACGAGAAGGCGTGCCACGACTCGATCCCGGCGTCCGGCTCCCCGCCCCGATAG from Streptomyces sp. FIT100 includes these protein-coding regions:
- a CDS encoding trypsin-like serine protease translates to MLRLRRTSPHTNNPCPINPETEFNPLRTRTLISTGLTLTASALTASALTAAPAAALNGGTESSAAYSFMGSLQRAESPRPDGHVCGAALIAPQWMVTAGHCVKNEAGVLDGYPHGWKVRIGSTSVSSGGEVVEVDKYIKRPGDLQGNDIALLKLKTPAKSRPIKIAAGKPAEKTPVRILGWGMTCDKLEPKCFPDHLREADTVVQAAAPCEDVGIKETELCIGSLDGKIRPTNTDSGGPAIVRAGDGWALVGAVSGGDIKKPGVYTAVPAFRSWMKDVMTAKQPTLEGAVDLEGCSGSLVKTDTAKPSDPALLLTNGHCVTGDRPAPKSAVVDRAEKRKVTVLDRAGKPKTTASTTKLSYATMTGTDVALYQLDKTYAQLASKGAKVFKLAATGPREADPIGLIAGGLRQSWTCAVGSVVPELREEGYVLRNAIRYTEDCYPDAGASGAPLINPHTGLVVGIHNTTNDQGGVCTEGNPCEVDNEGHMSVHKARRYGQQTAGIVPCLTAGSRIDLSLPKCTLTKPAS
- a CDS encoding serine hydrolase; amino-acid sequence: MQSLAMTENWPVPTAAAAVVRADGTVAGAYGPTAHRFPLASVTKPLAAYAVLVAYEEGAVELDEPAGPEGSTVRHLLAHTSGLAFDEHRPTAPPGARRLYSNAGFEVLGDHIAEATGIPFAEYLRQAVLEPLGMASTTLDGSPAKDGVSSVDDLVRFAAEVQAPRLLDPRTVLEAMSVVHPGLSGILPGYGHQKPNDWGLGFEIRDAKSPHWTGAASSPRTFGHFGQSGTFLWIDPDARAACVALTDRSFGPWAIAAWPPFTDAVLAELRG
- a CDS encoding pirin family protein, which gives rise to MISVWRAGRRYRGGEPDAGIESWHAFSFGRFFDPDNLRFGGVLACNEERLEPGAGFDEHPHSHTEIVTWVVEGELTHRDSAGHATLVRPGDVQRLSSAGGVRHVERNEGDAPLTFVQMWLVPKDPGGEPSYEIVHGIADATPYALPQAGAMLHVRRLAAGERTAVPDAPFAYVHVVRGVVRLAGDALGPGDSARITDAEGLELAAAGAAEVLVWELSG